In Helianthus annuus cultivar XRQ/B chromosome 3, HanXRQr2.0-SUNRISE, whole genome shotgun sequence, a single window of DNA contains:
- the LOC110932043 gene encoding CENP-B homolog protein 2-like, whose product MTDEIRRALCKHNKDNPSLTQKQLQEWVHSNYGLQVSQATISNTVKRSLEYLSLVPERGDVKRHKPTKFPDLEKSLYEWILQYQEHVNMTGELIIEKAKKFMKDMYPVDTPDFTFSIGWLGKFKARYGIKNFGHFGESGSVEMEGMEDKLKSTRDKVDQFEMKDIFNMDETGLFFRLQPDHSLATMQLEGKKQDKERLVTMN is encoded by the exons ATGACAGACGAGATTCGAAGAGCATTATGCAAGCACAACAAGGATAATCCAAGTCTCACTCAAAAGCAATTGCAAGAATGGGTTCATAGTAACTATGGTTTGCAGGTGAGTCAAGCGACAATATCGAATACAGTTAAGCGGTCTTTAGAGTATCTCTCACTTGTTCCCGAAAGAGGCGATGTTAAGCGACACAAACCGACAAAATTTCCTGACCTAGAAAAATCTCTCTATGAATGGATCCTTCAATATCAGGAACATGTGAATATGACAGGTGAACTAATCATCGAGAAGGCGAAAAAGTTCATGAAAGATATGTATCCAGTGGATACTCCAGACTTTACTTTTTCTATTGGTTGGCTTGGAAAGTTCAAAGCAAGATATGGAATTAAAAATTTCGGGCATTTTGGAGAGAGTGGATCTGTTGAAATGGAGGGCATGGAGGACAAATTAAAATCCACAAGAGACAAAGTTGATCAGTTTGAAATGAAAGACATCTTTAATATGGATGAAAcag GTTTGTTTTTTAGACTTCAACCGGATCATTCCCTTGCAACAATGCAGCTTGAAGGGAAAAAACAAGACAAGGAAAGACTAGTTACGATGAACTAG
- the LOC110929662 gene encoding 60S ribosomal protein L8 has protein sequence MGRVIRAQRKGAGSVFKSHTHHRKGPARFRSLDFGERNGYLKGVITEIIHDPGRGAPLARVTFRHPFRYKHQKELFVAAEGMYTGQFVFCGKKANLMVGNVLPLRSIPEGAVVCNVEHHVGDRGSFARASGDYAIVISHNPDNGTTRVKLPSGAKKIVPSGCRAMIGQVAGGGRTEKPMLKAGNAYHKFRVKRNCWPKVRGVAMNPVEHPHGGGNHQHIGHASTVRRDAPPGQKVGLIAARRTGRLRGQAAATAAKADK, from the exons ATGGGTAGAGTAATCCGAGCCCAACGTAAGGGAGCAGGCTCCGTCTTCAAGTCCCACACGCACCACCGTAAGGGTCCGGCTCGTTTCCGGAGCCTCGACTTCGGTGAACGCAACGGCTACTTGAAAGGTGTGATCACTGAAATTATCCATGACCCGGGGCGTGGTGCGCCGCTTGCTCGCGTGACGTTCCGTCACCCGTTCCGGTACAAGCACCAGAAGGAGCTGTTTGTGGCGGCTGAGGGTATGTATACTGGACAGTTTGTGTTTTGTGGGAAGAAGGCGAATTTGATGGTGGGGAATGTGTTGCCGCTTAGATCTATTCCTGAAGGAGCTGTGGTTTGTAATGTTGAGCATCATGTTGGGGATAGAGGCTCGTTTGCTAGAGCTTCTGGCGATTATGCTATTGTTATTAGTCATAATCCTGATAACGGCACCACCAg GGTGAAGCTTCCATCTGGAGCCAAGAAAATTGTGCCAAGCGGATGTCGTGCTATGATTGGTCAAGTTGCAGGTGGAGGACGTACCGAGAAGCCAATGCTGAAGGCCGGTAACGCTTACCACAAGTTCCGTGTGAAGAGAAACTGCTGGCCCAAGGTTCGTGGTGTGGCTATGAACCCAGTGGAGCATCCCCATGGTGGTGGTAACCATCAACATATTGGTCATGCCAGTACCGTTCGTCGTGACGCACCACCTGGTCAAAAGGTCGGTCTTATTGCCGCCAGGAGGACTGGTCGTCTCAGAGGTCAAGCCGCTGCCACTGCTGCCAAGGCTGATAAGTAA